From a region of the Musa acuminata AAA Group cultivar baxijiao unplaced genomic scaffold, Cavendish_Baxijiao_AAA HiC_scaffold_1075, whole genome shotgun sequence genome:
- the LOC103983504 gene encoding E3 ubiquitin-protein ligase CIP8 has translation MASDWFGLGHASSSLDEGLEPYGEEVVVVVDGCRDDRTVLCSMVGADEEEPIPSQEEQEEEEEKEEDGGDSELETLAAMIRFVLRRVERGEWYMFFSLTQFLLARLGRGEWYPLVVFVWVALRVGEGNDADVDEDAGYSLEDDRAEEEELRGDTVEREIDQDNIGITPAARPVVERLPIVVLSDEDAAKRNTFCAVCKDGIASAEAARRLPCSHIYHAGCILPWLGIRNTCPVCRHELPTQDDDLISR, from the coding sequence ATGGCCTCTGATTGGTTCGGCCTCGGTCACGCCTCCTCTTCCCTCGACGAGGGCCTGGAACCGTacggggaggaggtggtggtggtagtgGATGGCTGCCGCGACGACCGAACGGTCCTCTGCTCGATGGTCGGGGCCGATGAGGAGGAACCAATACCTTctcaagaagaacaagaagaagaagaagaaaaagaagaagatgggGGTGACTCGGAGCTTGAGACGCTTGCGGCGATGATACGATTCGTGCTTCGCAGAGTGGAAAGAGGAGAATGGTATATGTTCTTCTCTTTGACACAGTTTTTACTGGCAAGATTAGGAAGAGGAGAGTGGTATCCGCTCGTGGTTTTCGTTTGGGTCGCACTTAGAGTAGGAGAAGGGAACGATGCCGATGTCGATGAGGACGCCGGATACTCTCTTGAAGATGATCGTGCGGAGGAGGAGGAACTGCGCGGCGACACGGTGGAGCGTGAAATCGACCAAGATAACATCGGAATCACCCCCGCGGCGAGGCCGGTCGTCGAGAGGCTTCCGATCGTGGTCTTGTCGGACGAGGACGCGGCTAAAAGAAACACCTTCTGCGCGGTCTGCAAGGATGGAATCGCGTCGGCGGAGGCCGCAAGGCGGCTGCCGTGCTCGCACATCTACCATGCGGGCTGCATCCTGCCGTGGCTCGGGATTAGGAACACGTGCCCGGTGTGCCGCCACGAGCTCCCTACCCAAGACGACGATCTAATCTCTCGCTAG
- the LOC103983254 gene encoding transcription factor MYB61-like has protein sequence MGRHSCCYKQKLRKGLWSPEEDEKLVKHIAKYGHGCWSSVPKLADLQRCGKSCRLRWINYLRPDLKRGTFSQQEEKLIIELHAAVGNRWSQIAAQLPGRTDNEIKNYWNSCIKKKLRQSGIDPSTHRPLSEVEGGDDKEAMAGGRSSTSAPPPSHTIECTPLLQANDVVVPSSISISVPDLRCLEAGSCSNTSANSANSSSEFELQNSSSLFDGSIFQWLELFPSKGAQHHFDGEPEDLKWSEYLNGTIGSDDGLLGEIKKE, from the exons ATGGGGAGGCACTCTTGCTGCTACAAGCAGAAGCTGAGGAAAGGGTTGTGGTCTCCGGAGGAGGACGAGAAGCTTGTGAAGCACATCGCCAAGTATGGCCATGGCTGTTGGAGCTCTGTCCCCAAGCTAGCAG ACCTGCAGAGGTGCGGAAAGAGCTGCAGATTGAGGTGGATCAACTACCTGAGGCCTGATCTGAAGAGGGGCACCTTCTCGCAGCAAGAGGAGAAACTCATCATCGAGCTCCATGCAGCCGTCGGCAACAG GTGGTCTCAGATTGCGGCCCAGTTGCCGGGAAGAACCgataacgagatcaagaactactggaactcaTGCATCAAGAAGAAGTTGAGGCAGAGCGGCATCGATCCGAGCACCCACAGACCACTCAGCGAGGTCGAGGGAGGAGACGACAAAGAAGCCATGGCCGGCGGCAGAAGCTCCACCTCCGCACCACCACCATCCCATACCATCGAATGCACTCCTCTTCTACAAGCAAATGATGTTGTTGTTCCGTCATCGATCTCAATCTCCGTGCCAGACCTCCGGTGTTTGGAGGCCGGCAGTTGCAGCAACACCAGCGCAAACAGTGCCAACAGCAGCAGTGAGTTCGAGCTGCAAAACAGCAGCAGCCTCTTCGACGGCAGCATCTTCCAGTGGTTGGAGTTGTTTCCAAGCAAAGGCGCCCAGCACCATTTCGACGGCGAGCCGGAGGATCTGAAGTGGTCCGAGTACCTCAACGGCACGATCGGCTCCGATGATGGATTGCTCGGAGAGATCAAAAAGGAGTAG
- the LOC103983253 gene encoding LRR receptor-like serine/threonine-protein kinase SIK1 translates to MEGEEPSSTRLVVAAAVLLLLIAPPVSPLSDEGIALLSLKASFSNVANMLLDWTPAGAGAGAAAGGGSANATGDADDHCSWRGVLCDNLTSAVIALNLSNLNLGGEISPAVGELKNLQSIDLKGNQLTGQIPDEIGDCVALKYLDLSGNALYGDIPFLLSKLKQLEELNLKNNKLTGPIPSTLSQIPNLKTLDLAQNQLTGEIPRLIYWNEVLQYLGLRGNSLTGNLSPDMCQLTGLWYFDVRGNNLTGTIPESIGNCTSFEILDISYNQITGEIPYNIGFLQVATLSLQGNRLIGKIPDVIGLMQALAVLDLSENELVGTIPPILGNLSYTGKLYLHGNKLTGPIPPELGNMTKLSYLQLNDNQLVGSIPEELGKLEELFELNLANNCLEGPIPRNISSCTALNKFNVCGNRLNGSIPLEFQKLESLTYLNFSLNNFNGEIPSELGRIVNLDTLDLSDNDFSGPIPDSVGDLEHLLVLNLSRNDLAGRLPAEFGNLRSVQVIDMSYNKLSGKIPEELGQLQYLDTLILNNNNLYGEIPAQLANCFSLTSLNLSFNNFSGDIPLYKNFSRFPPESFLGNALLCGSWLQSLCGPTFHQPKVAVSRAAVVCITLGCITLLTMVLVAIYRSNQPSQIIKGSNRDIQGPPKLVVLQMDMAIHTYDDIMRLTENLSEKHIIGYGASSTVYKCMLKNSKAIAIKRLHSQYPHNLREFETELETVGSIRHRNLVSLHGYSLSPNGNLLFYDYMENGSLWDLLHGPSKKVKLDWETRLKIAIGAAQGLAYLHHDCNPRIIHRDVKSSNILLDENFEAHLSDFGTAKCLSPAKTHASTYVLGTIGYIDPEYARTSRLTEKSDVYSFGIVLLELLTGKKPVDNESNLHQLILSKADDNTVMEAVDSEVSITCMDMGLVKKAFQLALLCTKRHPSDRPSMHQVALVLVTLLPAPSSKPSTAAPKPTDYTHYLAAGPVVKANAKHDSSSLSDGQWFVRFGEVISKSTL, encoded by the exons ATGGAGGGAGAGGAGCCGTCGTCGACGCGTCTCGTGGTCGCTGCAGCAGTGCTGCTCCTGCTCATCGCGCCGCCCGTCTCCCCGCTCTCGGACGAAG GGATAGCACTGTTGTCGCTCAAGGCTTCCTTCAGCAACGTGGCCAACATGCTCTTGGACTGGACCCCCGCCGGCGCCGGCGCCGGAGCCGCAGCCGGAGGTGGCAGTGCCAACGCCACCGGCGACGCGGACGACCACTGCTCCTGGAGAGGCGTGCTCTGCGACAACCTCACCTCAGCCGTCATCGCCTT AAACCTGTCGAACCTCAACCTCGGTGGAGAGATCTCGCCCGCAGTTGGGGAGCTCAAGAACTTGCAATCCAT TGATTTGAAGGGGAATCAGCTCACAGGGCAAATCCCAGATGAGATTGGGGACTGTGTAGCTCTAAAATACTT GGATTTGTCTGGAAACGCTCTGTATGGGGACATTCCATTTTTGTTATCGAAGCTCAAGCAGCTCGAGGAATT GAACTTGAAGAACAACAAGCTGACAGGGCCCATTCCCTCAACACTATCCCAAATTCCAAACCTCAAAACCCT GGATTTAGCCCAGAATCAGCTCACTGGAGAAATTCCTCGGCTCATCTACTGGAATGAAGTGCTACAGTATCT AGGCTTGCGTGGTAACTCGCTAACCGGTAACTTGTCTCCTGATATGTGCCAATTGACTGGCCTGTGGTACTT TGATGTTCGAGGAAATAATCTTACTGGGACTATTCCAGAGAGCATAGGCAACTGTACCAGCTTTGAGATACT GGATATATCATACAACCAAATCACAGGGGAGATTCCTTATAATATTGGCTTTCTACAAGTAGCTACACT CTCACTTCAAGGGAACAGACTAATCGGAAAAATTCCAGATGTGATTGGGCTGATGCAGGCCCTTGCAGTTCT TGATTTAAGTGAAAATGAACTGGTTGGGACCATTCCACCCATACTTGGCAATCTTTCATACACTGGGAAGCT GTATTTGCATGGCAACAAGCTGACTGGACCAATCCCTCCCGAGTTGGGGAACATGACAAAGCTTAGCTATCT GCAGCTGAATGATAACCAACTAGTAGGTAGTATTCCAGAGGAGCTAGGAAAACTTGAAGAGCTGTTTGAACT GAATCTTGCCAATAACTGCCTTGAGGGTCCTATTCCTCGAAACATCAGTTCTTGCACTGCACTGAATAAATT CAATGTTTGCGGTAACCGATTAAATGGTTCCATACCTCTAGAGTTTCAGAAGCTCGAGAGTCTGACCTATCT AAATTTCTCTTTGAACAATTTTAATGGAGAGATTCCCTCTGAGTTGGGTCGAATTGTCAATCTTGACACTCT AGATCTCTCTGACAATGATTTCTCTGGTCCAATTCCTGATTCTGTTGGCGACCTTGAGCATCTTCTCGTACT CAACTTAAGCAGAAATGACCTTGCTGGACGTCTACCTGCTGAATTCGGGAATCTAAGAAGTGTTCAAGTCAT TGATATGTCATACAACAAGCTGTCAGGAAAAATTCCTGAGGAATTGGGTCAGTTGCAGTATTTAGATACTCT GATTCTAAACAACAACAATCTGTATGGAGAGATCCCTGCCCAGTTGGCTAACTGTTTCAGCTTAACATCCCT GAATCTTTCTTTTAACAACTTTTCTGGTGACATTCCTCTGTACAAGAACTTTTCAAGATTTCCTCCAGAAAG TTTCCTTGGTAATGCGCTGCTTTGTGGAAGCTGGTTACAATCACTTTGCGGACCAACTTTTCATCAACCAAAAG TCGCTGTTTCTAGAGCTGCAGTGGTTTGCATCACTTTAGGGTGCATTACACTGCTAACGATGGTGTTAGTGGCAATATATCGATCCAATCAACCAAGCCAAATTATCAAAGGATCAAACCGAGATATCCAAG GTCCTCCAAAACTGGTTGTTCTCCAAATGGACATGGCCATTCATACATATGATGATATCATGCGACTCACTGAAAACTTGAGTGAGAAGCATATAATTGGTTATGGTGCTTCAAGCACAGTGTACAAATGCATGCTCAAGAACTCCAAGGCAATTGCTATAAAGAGGCTTCATAGTCAATATCCACACAATCTTCGCGAGTTTGAGACCGAGCTAGAGACTGTCGGTAGTATTAGGCATAGAAACTTGGTCAGCTTACATGGTTACTCGCTCTCCCCCAATGGGAATCTTCTCTTCTATGATTACATGGAAAATGGCTCCTTGTGGGATCTTCTTCACG GCCCATCGAAGAAGGTGAAGCTTGACTGGGAAACACGACTGAAAATAGCAATTGGTGCGGCACAAGGGCTAGCGTACCTTCACCATGACTGCAACCCGCGAATCATCCACAGAGATGTGAAGTCATCCAACATCCTGCTTGATGAGAACTTTGAAGCTCACCTCTCGGATTTTGGCACAGCCAAGTGTCTCTCTCCTGCCAAGACTCATGCATCAACTTATGTGCTTGGCACTATCGGCTACATTGATCCAGAGTATGCCCGAACGTCCAGGCTCACTGAAAAATctgatgtttacagcttcggaATCGTCCTTTTGGAGTTGCTCACTGGAAAGAAGCCGGTTGACAATGAATCCAATCTGCACCAACTG ATACTGTCAAAGGCGGATGACAACACTGTGATGGAGGCAGTGGATTCGGAAGTGTCGATAACATGCATGGATATGGGGCTTGTCAAGAAAGCATTCCAGCTTGCACTGTTGTGTACCAAGCGGCACCCATCTGACAGGCCCAGCATGCATCAGGTTGCGCTAGTGCTGGTCACCCTGCTACCTGCACCAAGTTCAAAACCCAGCACGGCAGCCCCAAAACCGACGGACTACACACATTACCTTGCAGCTGGTCCGGTCGTCAAGGCTAATGCGAAGCATGACAGCAGCAGCCTGTCTGACGGCCAGTGGTTTGTTCGATTCGGGGAAGTCATTTCAAAGAGCACTCTGTGA